A window of Parasynechococcus marenigrum WH 8102 contains these coding sequences:
- a CDS encoding pyridoxamine 5'-phosphate oxidase family protein, with protein sequence MTAATDGALPPWRQRLRGALKREGRQVSARWLQLATVASDGTPRVRTLVFRGWNGADQLELYTDGRSSKIAEFNHQPQVELCWLLTKAKQQYRLRGTAAQVAVSPDQAQWRSLSPSGRALWGWPHPGQPFEPAAPFPQELPEDAPVPDHFVMVPISLQQVELLDLSHHPHQRLLWRRENGWLEQRLNP encoded by the coding sequence ATGACAGCAGCGACGGATGGAGCCCTGCCCCCCTGGCGGCAACGACTTCGCGGTGCCCTCAAGCGCGAAGGCCGCCAGGTGAGTGCCCGCTGGCTGCAACTCGCCACCGTGGCCTCTGATGGCACCCCCAGGGTGAGAACGCTGGTGTTCCGCGGCTGGAACGGAGCGGATCAATTGGAGCTGTATACGGATGGCCGCAGCAGCAAAATCGCAGAGTTCAATCATCAACCTCAGGTGGAACTCTGCTGGCTGCTGACGAAAGCCAAGCAGCAATACCGGCTTCGGGGAACAGCTGCACAGGTGGCGGTCTCTCCAGACCAGGCCCAGTGGCGATCCCTGTCTCCCAGTGGACGAGCCCTGTGGGGATGGCCGCATCCAGGACAACCCTTTGAACCCGCAGCGCCCTTCCCCCAGGAACTGCCAGAAGATGCTCCCGTCCCAGACCACTTCGTGATGGTGCCGATCAGCCTCCAGCAGGTGGAACTGCTCGACCTGAGCCACCACCCTCACCAGCGTCTGCTCTGGCGCCGGGAGAATGGCTGGCTGGAACAGCGACTCAACCCCTGA
- a CDS encoding zinc metalloprotease, producing MSQSYSSVGKLDRKSFKPSGSDYILSPPSSYSKRFATKFKNFNAKSDVISIDLSDFNTTLTGIYIARSKKEFKKAQKSDSAFIYNWKNGRLFFNENGSAKKYGDGGLIARFAKKTRLNEENIIFNFGIHSTSTPDPTPTPSYSITADKISVDEGDRVNWTITTKNVRKGTRIFVSDVFERSNNIYDNYSDMDGYALGSDGWESYYFKVNSKGKVKFWDEWNEDGITEGDDSYYYQFYEDPDFTELLATSKTVEIIDTSQAPSATPTPEPTPAPSATPTPEPTPEPSTTPTPEPTPEPSTDQGFLDDFANNSSTSGVISVGDIVSSDLETTDDEDWFQISLTEERVYQFDLEGIQLTDPRMSLHGPSLEELIYDDDGGSGYNSKIEFIATSSDNYFISAKSWGETGTYTLKAIDITPTPEPTPEPSTGQGLLDDFANNLSTSGVISVGVIVSGDLETTDDEDWFQVSLKEGRVYQFDLEGIQLTDPQMSLHGPSSEELIYDDDGGSGYNSKIEFIATSSDNYFISAKSWWETGTYTLKAIDITPTPEPTPAPSTTPTPEPTPEPSTTPTPEPTPAPATTPTPEPTPAPSATPTPEPTPAPSATPTPEPTPAPATTPTPEPIPVPTPEQDSSPTPTGNPTNTTDGVFLYGPRPMQSAIKTFSGTVGVGGEVDRFEISFLAGDVVSLSVEAADNTWPLLRLVDAEGRILDPVSAYNNNSASTSGYRVDVDAMLFAEVYAQNSFTGSYKLYVERFINESPLRPIPNELLILVEQDATNSADQYSSRYLYSDSGLIYISFDSSLSDELKSWWEDVFAATDAVIEPEFVVVPQSHPKSQLVVNQTSSYYVSGDHAGIYQSPSYTYSELSDESAYNFQRKNNQGEILLAEAAFSHSTRFGGSREAGWKSVAFHELGHALGLEHPHDSSDGDVDRIIDTNGTVMSYEKTQDSDGDPGFTDLDVNALQFVYGTETGVLTPSPLEGIPLLIESRTFDLSKRWKSPILSAEWIGGYTIQEPSSGLSTKVLQLTRSEGYLENESKIWLDFDLGDGLKNWNSLNGYSEGFHDVLILGNSVTFEPGEATALFDLPIVAGSHAESDEWVDVTVRPEYPDLYKAVPDSALRLTIVDA from the coding sequence ATGTCTCAATCATATTCTAGTGTGGGAAAATTAGATAGAAAAAGTTTCAAACCTTCCGGAAGTGATTATATATTATCGCCTCCGTCTTCGTATAGCAAAAGATTTGCGACCAAGTTCAAGAATTTCAATGCAAAATCGGACGTAATATCAATTGATCTTAGCGATTTTAATACGACATTGACGGGGATTTATATTGCCAGGTCAAAGAAAGAATTCAAAAAGGCACAGAAATCCGACAGTGCTTTTATCTATAATTGGAAAAATGGGAGATTATTTTTTAACGAAAATGGCAGTGCAAAAAAATACGGTGATGGTGGACTTATTGCACGTTTTGCAAAGAAGACACGTTTAAATGAAGAAAATATTATTTTCAATTTTGGCATTCATTCAACTTCAACGCCTGATCCAACACCAACACCAAGTTATTCAATAACAGCCGACAAGATTTCAGTCGATGAGGGAGATCGTGTTAATTGGACTATCACTACTAAAAATGTACGAAAAGGAACCAGGATATTTGTGTCTGATGTTTTTGAAAGATCGAATAATATTTATGATAATTACAGTGATATGGATGGGTATGCTCTCGGTTCGGATGGATGGGAAAGTTACTATTTCAAGGTGAATTCAAAGGGTAAAGTTAAATTCTGGGATGAATGGAATGAGGATGGTATCACCGAGGGAGATGATTCTTATTATTATCAGTTTTACGAAGATCCTGATTTTACAGAATTACTCGCGACATCTAAGACGGTTGAAATTATCGATACATCACAAGCACCTTCTGCAACTCCAACACCGGAACCAACTCCGGCACCTTCTGCAACTCCAACACCAGAACCAACTCCAGAACCTTCTACAACTCCAACACCGGAACCAACTCCTGAACCCTCTACAGACCAGGGATTTCTAGATGATTTCGCGAATAATTCATCTACCAGCGGTGTTATTTCTGTCGGGGATATTGTGAGTAGTGACTTGGAAACAACAGACGATGAAGATTGGTTCCAAATTTCTTTGACGGAAGAAAGAGTTTATCAATTTGATCTTGAGGGGATACAGTTGACTGACCCTCGAATGAGTCTGCATGGGCCTAGTTTAGAGGAATTAATTTATGATGACGATGGAGGATCTGGATATAATTCTAAAATTGAATTTATAGCAACGTCGAGTGACAACTATTTTATTAGTGCAAAAAGTTGGGGGGAAACTGGTACTTATACTTTGAAGGCAATAGATATCACTCCAACACCGGAACCAACTCCTGAACCCTCTACAGGCCAGGGACTTTTAGATGATTTCGCGAATAATTTATCTACCAGCGGTGTTATTTCTGTCGGGGTTATTGTGAGTGGTGACTTGGAAACAACAGACGATGAAGATTGGTTCCAAGTTTCTTTGAAGGAAGGAAGAGTTTATCAATTTGATCTTGAGGGGATACAGTTGACTGACCCTCAAATGAGTCTGCATGGGCCTAGTTCAGAGGAATTAATTTATGATGACGATGGAGGATCTGGATATAATTCTAAAATTGAATTTATAGCAACGTCGAGTGACAACTACTTTATTAGTGCAAAGAGTTGGTGGGAAACTGGTACTTATACTTTGAAGGCAATAGATATCACTCCAACACCGGAACCAACTCCAGCACCTTCTACAACTCCAACACCAGAACCAACTCCAGAACCTTCTACAACTCCAACACCAGAACCAACTCCAGCACCTGCTACAACTCCAACACCGGAACCAACTCCAGCACCTTCCGCAACTCCAACACCGGAACCAACTCCAGCACCTTCCGCAACTCCAACACCAGAACCAACTCCAGCACCTGCTACAACTCCAACACCGGAACCAATACCAGTCCCCACACCTGAGCAGGATTCATCACCTACACCAACTGGTAATCCAACAAATACAACCGATGGCGTCTTTTTGTATGGACCACGTCCGATGCAATCTGCTATTAAGACATTCTCAGGCACTGTTGGTGTAGGTGGGGAAGTAGATCGCTTTGAGATTTCATTTTTGGCTGGAGATGTGGTGAGCTTGTCGGTAGAAGCCGCTGACAATACCTGGCCGTTGCTGCGTCTGGTGGATGCAGAAGGACGCATTTTGGATCCAGTTAGCGCATACAACAACAATTCCGCCTCCACATCTGGTTATCGCGTTGATGTGGATGCAATGTTGTTCGCCGAGGTTTATGCCCAAAACTCATTCACTGGCTCCTACAAACTGTATGTAGAGCGTTTTATTAATGAATCCCCACTTCGACCGATACCGAATGAACTATTAATATTGGTAGAACAGGACGCAACGAACAGCGCAGATCAATACTCATCACGTTATCTATACTCTGATTCGGGATTGATTTACATCTCATTTGACTCGAGCCTGTCGGACGAACTTAAAAGTTGGTGGGAAGACGTATTTGCTGCGACGGATGCTGTGATTGAGCCGGAATTCGTGGTAGTTCCACAAAGTCACCCCAAATCACAGTTAGTAGTCAATCAGACGTCATCATACTATGTTAGTGGTGATCATGCTGGGATTTATCAGTCTCCTAGTTATACCTATTCAGAGCTAAGCGATGAAAGCGCTTACAATTTTCAGAGAAAGAATAATCAAGGTGAAATTCTTCTCGCCGAAGCGGCTTTTTCTCATTCGACGCGTTTTGGTGGATCCCGAGAAGCTGGTTGGAAAAGCGTTGCGTTTCATGAATTAGGGCATGCCCTAGGCCTAGAGCATCCTCACGACAGCTCTGATGGCGATGTTGATCGAATTATCGATACAAATGGAACAGTAATGTCCTATGAGAAAACACAGGATTCGGATGGTGATCCTGGCTTCACTGATCTGGATGTAAATGCGCTTCAGTTTGTATATGGCACAGAGACCGGTGTACTAACACCTTCGCCTTTAGAAGGGATTCCGCTCTTAATTGAGAGTCGCACATTTGATCTTTCAAAGCGATGGAAGTCGCCAATATTGTCAGCAGAATGGATTGGCGGTTACACAATCCAGGAGCCCAGTTCGGGACTGTCAACCAAAGTCCTACAATTAACACGTTCGGAAGGTTATCTAGAAAACGAATCCAAAATTTGGCTGGATTTTGATTTGGGAGACGGCCTGAAAAACTGGAATTCCCTTAATGGTTATTCCGAAGGATTTCACGATGTACTAATCCTTGGCAATTCTGTCACGTTTGAACCCGGCGAGGCCACAGCTTTGTTTGATCTTCCCATTGTTGCTGGAAGTCATGCAGAGAGCGATGAATGGGTGGATGTGACTGTGCGTCCGGAATACCCGGATCTCTACAAAGCAGTTCCTGATTCGGCACTGCGGCTGACCATCGTCGATGCCTGA
- a CDS encoding histone deacetylase family protein, with amino-acid sequence MTLHAVYHELYSAPLPSTHRFPMAKFRLLRRLLLDEQVLQANQIRRPLSIPRRDLERIHRRSYHQAFSRDQLSRSEQRRIGLPATRPLVQRTWLSVGGTLLTARLALQHGIACHLAGGTHHAHPGFGSGFCIFNDVATTARVLLDNGEVQRLLVVDLDVHQGDGTAACFADEPRITTLSVHAASNFPLRKVASDIDIPLEDATGDDDYLAAIGDRLPQVLDDQQPDLVLFNAGVDPHRDDRLGRLELSDEGLLRRDRLVLDAALRRSIPIATVIGGGYDELMPLVRRHAIVIRAAVEQARLFGLS; translated from the coding sequence TTGACACTGCACGCGGTCTATCACGAGCTGTACTCCGCTCCATTGCCCTCGACGCACCGCTTCCCGATGGCCAAATTCAGGCTGCTGCGTCGTTTGCTGCTTGACGAACAGGTGTTGCAGGCCAACCAGATCCGCCGCCCCCTCAGTATCCCCCGACGGGATCTGGAGCGCATCCACCGGCGCAGCTACCACCAGGCCTTCAGCCGTGATCAACTCAGCCGCTCGGAACAGCGCCGCATCGGGCTTCCTGCCACCCGGCCCCTGGTGCAGCGCACCTGGCTATCCGTCGGGGGAACCTTGCTGACGGCTCGCCTGGCGCTTCAGCATGGAATCGCCTGTCACCTGGCAGGGGGAACCCATCACGCCCATCCCGGCTTTGGTAGCGGGTTCTGCATCTTCAATGACGTGGCCACAACAGCGCGCGTGCTGCTGGACAACGGCGAGGTGCAACGGTTGCTGGTGGTGGACCTGGATGTGCATCAAGGCGATGGCACTGCGGCCTGCTTTGCCGATGAGCCGCGCATCACCACCTTGTCCGTCCATGCCGCCAGCAATTTTCCGCTGCGCAAGGTGGCCAGCGACATCGACATTCCTCTTGAAGACGCAACTGGAGATGACGACTACCTGGCCGCCATCGGGGACCGACTCCCGCAGGTGCTGGATGACCAACAACCGGATCTGGTGTTGTTCAACGCCGGTGTGGACCCCCATCGGGATGACCGGCTTGGACGACTGGAGCTGAGCGACGAGGGTCTGTTACGACGCGATCGACTCGTCCTGGATGCGGCCCTGCGCCGCAGCATCCCCATCGCCACGGTGATCGGAGGGGGTTACGACGAACTGATGCCCCTGGTGAGGCGGCACGCCATCGTGATCCGAGCCGCTGTAGAGCAGGCCAGGCTGTTTGGACTGTCCTGA
- a CDS encoding DUF2808 domain-containing protein produces MTSSPTKHPLIRFTLHLLSGFALLLSSDLASGQTVFTKAPTEVSIHNPEKTEGLRNRTTISIRVPEDAGAELEFLILSQLTNNHHWDWGRSEPEMYFGQYGLRRRGEPGLVQTILSESGDKLSIRFNPAIEPGKQANVVFHSFNPDEDIYDWSTSLIPAGDDPITSDGPMLRISIWPKGHFR; encoded by the coding sequence GTGACCTCATCACCGACAAAACATCCTTTGATCAGATTCACCCTTCATCTGCTGAGTGGTTTCGCTCTTCTGCTGAGCAGCGACCTAGCTTCTGGACAAACCGTTTTCACGAAAGCACCGACGGAAGTCAGCATTCACAATCCTGAGAAAACCGAAGGACTCCGCAACCGAACCACCATCAGTATTCGTGTCCCAGAGGATGCTGGGGCGGAACTGGAATTCTTGATTCTTTCACAGCTCACCAATAACCATCACTGGGATTGGGGTCGAAGCGAACCCGAGATGTATTTCGGTCAATATGGCCTACGACGTCGCGGCGAGCCTGGGCTCGTACAGACTATTTTGTCGGAAAGCGGCGACAAGCTAAGTATTCGCTTCAATCCAGCGATTGAACCAGGGAAGCAAGCCAATGTCGTCTTCCACAGTTTCAACCCTGATGAAGACATCTACGACTGGTCCACAAGTTTGATTCCAGCTGGTGATGATCCAATAACCAGTGATGGGCCGATGTTGAGAATTTCAATTTGGCCCAAAGGACATTTTAGATAG
- the gltS gene encoding sodium/glutamate symporter, which yields MTELSPLVSTTTGFLVLFVGKRLNRELKALRNFSIPEPVSRGLLVAVLLTLIHVLGGPELNFNLDSRDFLLVYFFTTVGMNARFSDLRRGGPALFILLGLTIGYMTLQNIIGVTMAGLLGLHPATGLLVGTVSLIGGHGTTIAWAPTFTENFQIDSALEIGITAATFGLVLASASGGPIAQFLLRRFKIPCPSTTPEDQTLKHPVNDVQDHVSGKRNIDMTSFLAALLAINICIISGMVLNGGIAAIGLKLPLFVPCLLVGILYSNLLPERRSERAVFHWPKQSTSLDLISELSLGIFLAMSLMSLQLWTLVGLALPLLAILLTQFIIALAINLLLVFRLMGRSYDAAVICAGFGGIALGSTPTAMANMTAVTQQYGASTRAFLIVPLVSAFFLDLVNAILIPGFIGQL from the coding sequence ATGACTGAACTCTCGCCCCTGGTCTCAACCACCACGGGCTTTCTGGTGTTGTTCGTGGGCAAACGCTTGAACCGCGAACTTAAGGCATTGCGAAACTTTTCGATTCCAGAACCTGTATCGCGAGGACTTCTCGTAGCCGTCCTTTTGACACTGATACACGTATTGGGTGGGCCCGAACTCAATTTTAACCTGGATTCTCGGGACTTCCTTCTGGTTTATTTCTTCACCACGGTGGGGATGAATGCCCGTTTCAGTGATTTAAGGCGCGGCGGCCCGGCACTGTTCATTCTTCTGGGCCTGACCATCGGCTACATGACGTTGCAGAACATCATTGGCGTCACGATGGCGGGTTTGCTGGGGCTTCATCCCGCCACGGGATTGCTCGTTGGCACGGTGTCACTGATTGGTGGACACGGCACAACGATTGCCTGGGCTCCCACATTTACAGAGAACTTCCAGATTGACAGCGCCCTTGAAATCGGTATTACTGCTGCCACCTTTGGACTTGTTCTTGCCAGTGCCAGCGGCGGCCCAATTGCCCAGTTCCTATTACGTCGTTTTAAGATTCCCTGCCCAAGTACAACGCCAGAAGATCAAACCCTGAAGCACCCAGTCAATGACGTGCAAGATCATGTATCTGGAAAAAGGAATATCGACATGACCTCCTTCCTGGCAGCGCTCTTGGCCATCAATATCTGCATCATCTCCGGCATGGTGCTGAACGGTGGCATCGCGGCTATCGGCCTGAAGCTGCCTTTGTTTGTGCCCTGTCTGCTGGTCGGCATTCTCTATTCGAATCTGCTCCCAGAGAGACGTTCTGAGCGGGCCGTCTTCCATTGGCCAAAACAGTCCACTTCGCTGGATTTAATCAGCGAACTTTCATTGGGAATCTTCTTAGCCATGTCCCTAATGAGCTTGCAACTTTGGACCTTGGTCGGCCTTGCCTTGCCTTTGCTGGCCATCCTCCTGACCCAGTTCATCATTGCTCTGGCCATCAATCTGCTGCTCGTATTCCGACTGATGGGAAGGTCGTATGACGCAGCTGTCATCTGCGCAGGCTTTGGTGGGATCGCTCTGGGTTCCACACCAACGGCCATGGCAAACATGACCGCCGTTACGCAGCAGTATGGAGCCTCGACGCGAGCGTTTCTAATTGTTCCCTTGGTGTCCGCTTTTTTCCTCGATCTCGTCAATGCAATTCTGATACCTGGTTTTATTGGGCAGCTCTAG
- a CDS encoding site-specific integrase, translating to MPRIQQIFKRWNGGQITLAAAAQNADTSSAHQKLDFSQLIEKYRAFVPNAGDTTWQTFYLPVLRNCAKAFDGRPPVDGEALAMACLSQWEQGSRMRQTSRQKLYGFLNWAVQRGHLKPIYSPPAALPEVLKPKRIGYPLSDAQILQLLDNLPEGEAHDRWRFAIQLCAVYGLRPEELRHLRIKDGASGEELWTIYQKSMGGTKGAKTEPRRLHPLLLRDADGSAIDWKLQARLQVGEQLPPLNRDGDGGQALNQYLRRRKVWMALRGEAEHQSEQLTPYSFRHRYAKQAHAARLAVAEISEAMGHTIEVHLKSYARFKPDATAANFAAVNV from the coding sequence TTGCCCCGCATTCAACAGATCTTCAAGCGTTGGAACGGTGGACAGATCACCCTTGCCGCTGCAGCACAAAACGCTGACACCAGCAGCGCCCATCAGAAGCTGGATTTCAGCCAGTTGATCGAGAAATATCGGGCCTTCGTTCCTAACGCTGGCGACACCACCTGGCAGACCTTCTATCTGCCAGTCCTGCGCAACTGCGCCAAGGCATTCGACGGCCGACCACCAGTGGACGGTGAAGCGCTGGCAATGGCTTGCCTCTCCCAGTGGGAACAGGGCTCACGGATGCGTCAGACCTCCCGTCAGAAGCTCTACGGCTTCTTGAACTGGGCGGTGCAACGTGGACACCTCAAGCCCATCTACAGCCCCCCTGCGGCGCTTCCTGAAGTGCTCAAGCCCAAGCGCATTGGCTATCCCCTCAGCGATGCGCAGATCCTGCAGCTGCTGGACAACCTCCCCGAGGGCGAGGCCCATGACCGTTGGCGATTCGCCATCCAGCTCTGTGCCGTTTACGGATTGAGACCTGAGGAATTGCGCCATCTCCGCATCAAGGACGGGGCAAGCGGGGAAGAACTGTGGACGATTTATCAGAAATCCATGGGTGGCACCAAGGGAGCCAAGACAGAACCGCGGCGGTTGCACCCGCTGCTGCTGCGTGATGCCGATGGTTCCGCCATCGATTGGAAACTGCAGGCACGGTTGCAGGTTGGTGAACAGCTGCCGCCGTTGAACCGTGACGGTGATGGTGGCCAGGCTTTGAATCAGTACCTACGCAGACGCAAGGTCTGGATGGCGCTGCGGGGTGAAGCCGAGCACCAGAGTGAACAGCTCACGCCCTATTCATTTAGGCACCGCTACGCAAAACAGGCTCACGCGGCACGGCTTGCCGTTGCAGAGATCAGCGAGGCCATGGGCCACACCATCGAGGTGCATCTGAAGAGCTACGCGCGGTTCAAGCCCGATGCGACGGCTGCCAATTTCGCCGCAGTCAACGTCTGA
- a CDS encoding metallophosphoesterase, producing the protein MRILQLSDPHLVAADAALVRERPAMTLLDRALLEGQRSHPDLVLISGDLCQDESWGGYVRLGRLLDRHVNVPVGLLPGNHDDPLLLKAVLGRRFCTAPAELIVQGTRLVLLNSHRSGCSAGWLGPHQLQWLQERLADPLRRDLPLVVALHHPPVAIGHPVMDTMNLSDHHQLAAILQPHAALRAVVFGHIHQHWHGTWPQRPDVPLLGCPSTLRSFQCVQPCPLGRAEDPGGRLLEIHNDGSLSHQVLRWSPC; encoded by the coding sequence ATGCGGATCCTGCAGCTGAGTGACCCCCATCTGGTGGCAGCCGATGCGGCCCTGGTGCGTGAACGCCCGGCCATGACTCTGCTCGATCGGGCCCTGCTGGAGGGGCAGCGCAGCCATCCCGATTTGGTGCTGATCAGCGGTGATCTCTGCCAGGACGAGAGCTGGGGCGGCTACGTCCGCCTGGGTCGCCTTCTAGATCGTCATGTCAACGTTCCAGTCGGCCTATTGCCCGGCAACCACGATGACCCGCTGCTGCTGAAGGCCGTGCTGGGTCGTCGTTTCTGCACGGCTCCCGCCGAGTTGATTGTTCAAGGCACGCGGCTGGTTCTGCTCAACAGCCACCGCAGCGGTTGTTCCGCCGGTTGGCTCGGGCCACACCAGCTGCAGTGGTTGCAGGAGCGACTCGCTGATCCTTTGCGCCGGGATCTTCCTCTGGTGGTGGCCCTGCATCACCCGCCGGTGGCCATCGGTCACCCCGTGATGGACACGATGAATCTCAGCGATCACCACCAGCTAGCAGCCATTCTTCAGCCCCACGCTGCGTTGCGAGCTGTGGTTTTCGGTCACATCCATCAGCACTGGCACGGAACCTGGCCGCAGCGTCCGGATGTCCCCCTGCTTGGCTGTCCGTCCACCCTGCGCAGTTTTCAGTGCGTGCAGCCCTGCCCGCTGGGTCGGGCGGAAGACCCGGGGGGACGTCTTCTGGAGATTCACAACGATGGCAGCCTCAGCCACCAGGTGCTGCGCTGGTCCCCCTGTTGA
- a CDS encoding alternative oxidase, producing METKTRKAATAHKIIEAGEGVLNLVWGKADERRAASLEIIARTAYTAEESACHYLETIGLDKEGTIRDTLELARYQDTNEQTHEDIFARDLDGLKNWGDRFLARHIAVVIYWVFAITTLIDHEMAALLGEAVEVEAVKTYRRMLKEQPEEWLDQPAAPTATHYWEKPNSMWRVRGDHMPGSMRDVVEAIVRDEADHVKANSKKATAF from the coding sequence ATGGAAACCAAGACACGAAAAGCAGCCACAGCTCACAAGATCATCGAGGCAGGAGAAGGTGTTCTGAATCTGGTCTGGGGCAAAGCCGATGAAAGGAGAGCAGCTTCGCTTGAGATCATTGCTCGCACTGCTTACACAGCAGAGGAGAGTGCCTGCCACTACCTAGAGACCATTGGTCTCGATAAAGAAGGCACGATCAGGGACACATTGGAACTGGCTCGTTACCAGGACACCAATGAGCAGACCCACGAGGACATTTTCGCCAGGGATCTAGATGGATTGAAGAACTGGGGTGACCGCTTCTTAGCCAGACACATCGCCGTGGTCATCTATTGGGTGTTCGCCATCACAACCCTTATTGACCATGAGATGGCTGCCTTGCTGGGTGAGGCCGTTGAGGTCGAGGCAGTCAAGACGTACAGGCGGATGCTGAAGGAGCAACCAGAGGAGTGGCTAGACCAGCCAGCAGCACCAACCGCAACTCACTACTGGGAGAAGCCCAACAGCATGTGGCGAGTAAGAGGTGACCATATGCCTGGCTCTATGCGTGACGTAGTGGAAGCGATCGTTAGAGACGAAGCAGACCACGTCAAAGCCAATAGCAAGAAAGCAACAGCTTTTTAA
- a CDS encoding putative 2OG-Fe(II) oxygenase has product MEVLDLFPRSILRGTLPAPLLNQLIDLGESVLANPSASPDASAKLAGQLRQQRELRPDQPAVQQLSAEVLLPACDRWIRHVMDRQPPQGRGPWVPGRYRLQMIDLWINCQTAGDYNPTHTHGGSFSGVIFLKVPPQINGNSFDGQLCFHGPEDWHLQSFRTGMAHYVLPVPGEYYVFPAWQPHSVMPFRGDGERWSLAFNAVAAPAAAPQPSSPPGNVSLSSQRPVARGF; this is encoded by the coding sequence ATGGAGGTTCTTGACCTGTTTCCACGCTCCATTCTGCGAGGCACGCTTCCAGCCCCCTTGCTGAACCAGCTGATCGATCTGGGTGAATCCGTTTTGGCCAATCCTTCAGCCAGTCCCGACGCCTCCGCCAAGCTGGCTGGTCAGCTGCGTCAGCAACGGGAGTTAAGGCCTGACCAACCGGCGGTGCAGCAACTCAGTGCGGAGGTTCTGCTTCCCGCCTGTGACCGCTGGATCCGCCACGTGATGGATCGGCAGCCACCCCAGGGGCGTGGTCCCTGGGTGCCGGGTCGTTACCGGCTGCAGATGATCGATCTGTGGATCAACTGCCAGACCGCCGGCGACTACAACCCAACCCATACCCACGGCGGCAGCTTCTCTGGGGTGATCTTTCTCAAGGTGCCGCCCCAGATCAACGGCAACAGCTTTGACGGCCAGCTCTGCTTTCACGGCCCAGAGGACTGGCATCTGCAGTCCTTCCGCACCGGGATGGCCCATTACGTCCTGCCGGTGCCTGGTGAGTACTACGTGTTCCCGGCCTGGCAGCCCCATTCGGTGATGCCCTTCCGTGGCGATGGCGAACGCTGGTCGCTCGCCTTCAATGCCGTGGCGGCCCCCGCTGCAGCACCGCAGCCCTCCTCCCCCCCCGGCAACGTGTCTCTCTCGAGTCAACGGCCGGTGGCCCGGGGGTTCTGA
- a CDS encoding TIGR02450 family Trp-rich protein — protein MGWNPARAWTSQHPVGGYRHFQLVLQGGRGDQRWVELAAVLAPGFRERVLWSDLEDPHRWVSGWQSIPESHADPAAE, from the coding sequence ATGGGCTGGAATCCTGCCCGGGCCTGGACCAGTCAGCACCCTGTCGGGGGGTATCGCCACTTTCAGCTGGTTCTGCAGGGTGGTCGTGGCGATCAGCGTTGGGTGGAGCTGGCGGCGGTGCTGGCACCGGGCTTTCGTGAGCGGGTGCTCTGGAGTGATTTGGAGGATCCCCACCGCTGGGTGAGTGGTTGGCAGTCCATTCCCGAGAGCCATGCGGATCCTGCAGCTGAGTGA
- a CDS encoding DUF1651 domain-containing protein, which translates to MERKIRQTYRPRGHRWLVNVDQHKVVEFQPEEPTADGQWVTLRTFHWRPPDCPIPETRRRMARHKAIEAWETMVSTGWRRCSPPVR; encoded by the coding sequence ATGGAAAGAAAGATTCGCCAGACCTACAGACCACGTGGCCACAGATGGCTGGTGAATGTTGACCAGCACAAGGTTGTTGAGTTCCAGCCCGAAGAGCCAACAGCAGATGGTCAGTGGGTGACACTGCGCACCTTTCACTGGCGCCCGCCTGATTGCCCGATTCCTGAGACGCGTCGACGGATGGCTAGACACAAGGCCATTGAGGCTTGGGAGACAATGGTTAGTACCGGATGGCGGCGATGTTCACCACCAGTGAGATGA